Proteins found in one Sporosarcina jeotgali genomic segment:
- a CDS encoding small multi-drug export protein encodes MIEYILVFLGAAVPALEIAIVIPVGIVRGLSPFWVILLAFAGNMLTVVLLIFLYQRIEQWYRRRKGEDAEGESKRQLRGRKIMDKYGVAGLALAGPILIGTHIAAFFALLFGASKRNTIIWMTVSIALWSLVFGVVTAMGFTFFIKD; translated from the coding sequence ATGATTGAGTACATACTTGTATTTTTAGGAGCAGCTGTACCCGCACTGGAAATTGCAATTGTCATTCCTGTTGGAATCGTAAGAGGATTGTCTCCGTTTTGGGTAATTCTTTTAGCGTTTGCAGGGAATATGCTGACCGTAGTGCTGCTGATCTTTTTGTACCAGCGAATTGAACAATGGTATAGAAGACGAAAAGGTGAAGACGCGGAGGGGGAATCGAAACGTCAGCTTCGCGGCAGAAAGATTATGGATAAATACGGAGTGGCGGGACTCGCATTAGCCGGGCCGATTCTAATCGGTACACACATTGCAGCTTTTTTTGCGCTTCTTTTCGGCGCATCCAAACGGAACACGATCATTTGGATGACAGTCAGTATCGCACTATGGTCGCTGGTTT